accaaccctcagaccacagtcacagggcaccagccctcagaccacagtcaccgggcaccagccctcagaccacagtcacagggcaccaaccctcagaccacagtcacagggcaccagccctcagaccacagtcacagggcaccagccctcagaccacagtcacagggcaccagccctcagaccacagtcaccgggcaccagccctcagaccacagtcacagggcaccagccctcagaccacagtcaccgggcaccagccctcagaccacagtcacaggggcaccaaccctcagaccacagtcacagggcaccagccctcagaccacagtcaccgggcaccagccctcacaccacagtcacagggcaccaaccctcagaccacagtcacagggcaccagccctcagaccacagtcacagggcaccagccctcagaccacagtcacagggcaccagccctcagaccacagtaacagggcaccaaccccccagaccacagtcacagggcaccagtcctcagacacacagtcacagggcaccaacccccaagacacacagtcacagggcaccaacccccaagacacatagtcacagggcaccaacctctcagacacacagtcacagggcaccaaccctcagacacacagtcacagggcaccaactcccaagacacagtcacagggcaccaacccccaagacacacagacacagggcaccaacccccaagacacacagtcacagggcaccaacccccaagacacacagtcacagggcaccaacccccaagacacacagtcacagggcaccaacccccaagacacacagtcacagggcaccaacccccatgaCACACAGTCCCTTATGAGGTATATACTCAAAgacgggtgtatatatatacacataagcaGCGTACTCCGCTTGTTCTCTACAGTATTCAAACCGTTACCCAATATGTATCAATGTATACTAATTCAAATAATATAATTAAACAaaagtttattttatttttattttgtgtttAGTTTTTAGTACTGTTACtggaaagttgttgttgttgttgtgttgatttaggggcgttaACGATCgtaggatcggatgcgccccgcctgcccgataccgggaaatagcggagggatggggtccctatagtctcttcaggccatagaccctacaaACTCCTCAGGCCACAaattttacagtctcttcaggcaacggacatgacggatgaagcggaaggtatggcgaaggatgtcatgaCGGACATCTTCGTGTCTCGCACCTGCCCAATCATGGAGAACGGGAACTGTGAGGCggggaatattcagcctacgaccggcactctgtagtctgacgcgagcGCTATGAAATCGAGGGGAGTGAAGAAGAAGGTGCTTCACTGTATCCTCCTGGGTCGGACACCACTGGCAGTATGGGGAATCTACCAGCCGTAGACGATGGAGATGTGCGGCCAGGCAGGTGTGCCCAATCCGGAAACGAGTGATGGCAGTGTCGAGGAGTCGAGAATGATGACGAGTCCATGGACGCGGGGAGGAGTCTTCCCGGAGACccaccagagaggaggacctgaGTGCTGGCTCCATCATTGCCTCCCAACTCGCGAGGCAAGCCGCCCGGAGTTGCGGGAGAATTTCGGAAAGGTCTAGAGGCACATTTGTAGTCATGGAGAGCATGCgccatccctgctgctgctgcgtcgGCCACCTCATTGCCATTAATATCGACATGTGATGGaacccattggagatagatagacCAACCCGGAGAACCAGAGTATGACAGCAGTTCTCCACGGATCTGTGACACAGTATGACGATGGACTCGTGGACGCCGAGATGATATGAGATGCAGGGCTGTAACTGAGTCCACGTAGAAAACGACTGCAAAGGGCCCTGAAACTTGTGAAGGAGTCATAAGGCTAGTAAGATTACAAACAGTTCCCCAGCCAGGCACGAATGAGCAGAGGAGAGTTTCCACGTTTGACAGAAGGAAAAAGGAGCAAAGTATGCTGCTGCAGATGTAGATGGTGGTTGATCTTTGCGGGACCCATTGGTGTAAACCTCCAAGTATCCAGAGTATAAGGAGGCTCGTAGGTCTGCAAAAATTAAAGGGGCCAAACCCTCTAAATCTCTCTTCCGATGAGGAGGCTTGGAAAAGTCGAAAGAAACCCGAATGAGCTCTTCTGTCCACGGAGGCACCGATGAGATGATCGGGCCAGGGGTGAGTACAGGGACGGGATGGGAAAACTGTGAATATGCATCCAAGGCCCGGACGACGAAAGGCAACTGACGACGTCAGGAGTGTCCAGTCGGCACATTCCACCAGTTATCCTCGAGATGGAGGCGAGTAAGTGGATGGGTAGCAGGGAGACGCACTATCCGTTGGAATTGGCGGCAGTGGATGAGAAGACGTTCAAAGCTCAGGGGCCATAGCCCCGACTCGGCATGGAGAGAAAGAACTGGCGAGGAGGGCATAGCTCCTAGCGCTGAGCGAAGGGCACCATTTTGAATGGGATCCAGCCTTGCCAAGGCAGATGCTGCTGCTGAGCCATAGACTTCACTCGCATACATGATCTTGCTTCGAATGAAGGCCTTATAGAGAGCTAGGAGCGACTCCTGTGAAGCCCCCATGCCGCACCAGAGAGCCGTTTCATGATGTTTCCGCGACaaaggcatgaggcccgaaggtAGTCCACATGATGCCTCCACGTCACCCGAGGGCTATCTAGAACGACCCCCAGCCACCTGTGTTCCGTAGCGATTGGGAGACGACAGCCCCCGACGGTCACCACTGGTTGGTCTGGTAAGCGGGTCCAGGTGAAACTCGTGACGCAACTTTTCACAGGGTTAATGGAGAGACCCTTCCCCAGCACAATTGCTGAGAACACGGCATTTTGCAGGAAGCCTTGTGCCTCTAGGAGAGTGGCACCATCCGCCACGAGGGTTACATCATCGGCATAGGCTAAAACCTGGACCCCCCAGAATACAGGGAGATCAGACAGaagaatagaaaataatagtgggCTCAGAATCGCTCCCTGGGGGGACACCACGTGAGACAGGGTGGGACGTAGAGACGACTCCACCAACCGCTACTTTGAATGAGCGGCCCTGTAGATAGTTTTGGAACCACCTCAACGCCGGACCCGAGAGACCTAGTCGAGCCAGACTCTGAAGGACAGCAGAATGAGACGCAGAGTCAAATGCACTCTTGATGTCGAAGAATGCCGCAAGGAGCACTCTTTTCTGGCGATAAGTGTCCATTATTCGATGTTCCAAGGAGAGGAGGCAGTCCATTGTGCTTCTTCCAGGCCGAAATCCACTGATACCCTCTGGTAGAAGACCTGAGGTTTCCACCACCTATTGTAGCTGGGTGTGAACAAGACGTTCCATCAGTTTCCCGAGACATGGAAGCAGACTTATGGGCCGATATGAACTCGGGACAGACGGATCCTTCCCTGACTTGGCCAATGGTAGAAGAATGGCGTGTTTCCACGGGGCAGGGAAGACACCAGAGGACCAGCAGGCGTTGTAGAAGTGAAGGAGGTGGGACTGAAGGATCTTGGGTGCCCTCCGAAGAAATTTATATGGGACGTTGTCTATCCCTGGCATAGTGCCCGACCTAGAGAGTGACAGAGCGTCCTTCAGCTCAACAGATGTAAATGGATGATCCAGGTCCTGAGCTAGTCCTATACCCTGTCGGGAGTCCCATCCTATAGAACTCACAGAAAGGAGCGGGGAACGGTAAACATCTTCAAAGTGGTCAGCCAAGAGTTCGACTATTTGTGCTTCCCCCCAGGCCCCCATTACCACTGGGGCCTCTGAGTGGGATGGAAGGCTGGGAGTACCTACCTGTCATCTTGCGAACAAAGTCCCAGGCTCCCGCAGAGGAGTCGAATCAGAGAGAGGCACAGTAATCAGCCCAGGCCTTGCGTTTGGCAAGGAGGACTGTTCGTCTACACCTGGCGTCCGCCCTGCAGAAGGTCTGCCGCTGCAGTGGAGTAGGGTGGCGCCGCCACGAATTCCACGTACGTCCCCGGTCCAGTACTGCCTGCCGACATTCAGGATTCCACCACAGTGCCCCATGGTGGGAAGGATTGGTTGTCTGGCCACTAGTCCTCCTGAAATGCCGAGAGCCTACACTGAAAAGGGACTCGGAGAGAGCATCCGCTGACCCATGCAGATCTACAGTTACTGCGGGAAGGGTCGACCAGTCATCCGCCTCATAGCCATGCCACCCCTCTTCCGAGAAGATCCATTTGGATCTTCGGGAGGTCAGAGCAGGACGAACAGTACCCCCGAAGGAAATGATGATGGGCAGGTGATCACTACCCAGGTACGGCCAGGTCCATATCTGCGCCATCATGAAGGGGCCTCTTCCAATGCAAAGATCGAGCGTTGAAGTATGTCCATTTAGCGGGTCTGTCAGAGTTCCCAAATCTGGCGGCGTCAAGGAGTCAAGGAGAAACTGAAGTAGGGCTCGGCCAGCCATGTTGTGGTGGCGATCTGATAGCATAGATTGCCATGATGAGTGCCGagcgttaaagtcacccatgacgaggCAGGTGTCTGTGATCTGACCAAAATAGTGTTCTAGTTCCTTCTTCATTACCGGTAGACAGGGATTATACAGAACTCCAAAGGTGCCCCACCCATGGGAGAGGGCCACCTTCACTGCCATGAATTCTAAATGCCCACCCGGGAAGGAGTGAATTCGGAGCAAGGAGCTGGGAACTGAGTACCTGACCAAGAGAGCAAGTCCCCCTCTACCCCGTACTTGCCGATCTTGTCTATAGACCAAATACCCCGGCACTGTGAAGGAAAGATCGTCAGTAAGCCAAGTCTCACAGAGTCCCACGATCAACGGTGGTGCGCTGGCGATAAAATTGCGTAGAAATTGCGTCTTCTTAAAAAGGGAGCGGGCATTCCAAAACACCGCAGTATTCTCAGGATGGGGCGCCATTATCCCTGAAATACAACAGCTAACTTTTTGACCACTTGTGCACAGACGTCTCCAAAGGGGGAACCACTAGAAAAAGCCATAAAACCCTCATACAAAGTAAGTAAAATGTGTGGTATCAATGTCAGCCAGTCCAGAGGATGTTGATCAATGCTTCTCTCTGCCTTACGGAAGCGGTGATCGACTCGCGAACTCTCTTGACGGCGCCTGCGACTGGTGGGTGCTTCACTCTGGGCCTCGTTTTCCACCGGTGTCACAATCCCCTGGGAAAGTGTCtgggggaccagaggatcatCAGGGCTATCTGTTGGAGCAGTACCTCTTGATCGATGGGTGTGTCGACGACGCCAGTGTTGGCTTCTTtggggagaggcaggagggtgacGAGTGCCGGGCTCTGGGCGAGACTGAGCGTCCATGTCTGTATCCGTGGATGAGTTTCCGTCAGTGTCAAGGCTACCCAGGAGGGAAAATCGATTAGCAGCCTGGGCGTATGAGGCATGTGACTGGGACAGGTAAGAGCGTCTGCTAGTTCCTACTTGTGAAGAGGCCCGACCAGGGGGAACCTGGAGGCGAGAAGAAGCGATAGGCTGATTGAGGGCACGCAGCCTCTGGAACAGCTCCTGTTGAGGGGTCCCCACTGTTTTATGATCGATGtccaactggagggcctcaagataTACAGGGCAATTCTTGGTCGTAACCTTATGATGGCCATAGCATAAAAAGCAGCGAGGTGCAGCAGAGCACCTACCGTTATCTCTGTCTGAATGGGctgttttgccgcagtttgcacaaCGTGCTGCATTACGGCATGTCAGGCGACTGTGGCTCAATAGATGACAAGCATAACATCGTAACACAGGGAAGTTGTAGGGCTGGacctgatacgaggtcctgtgtagtgccacccGGTTAGGGAGGTgcccatcgaactttacacgGACCATTGATGTCGGCCTTGCTGCTCTgcgaatcctggtaacttccaataatcccgctgatgcaccccctaacacctgcagagcggcctggatgtcatcCACATCAACACTCTGGCCAATTAGGCCTatcttcccataccgggcccGAGACTCCTCCTCCTGTGACAATACCTGTAggcacctgacaggccagtcccccaacttaataatgtcggatacacggatgtgtgatagagcctcctttctgatgtgtagcttcagtgctgcaccccAACCCAGTGTACGTATGGTCTCGGGCATACCTGGGCATATACATACCAGGGCAGGCAATATTGCCACAATACCGAAGCCTCaattgctgcacctaaggtacgaggattAGCAAACATACACTGACCTAattctgactggattaggacaACCACAAACGAGGAACGGGGTACCACATGACTACGGTCTTCTGAAGGCGAAGACATCCTCTTAGCATCTCGCTTTGGGgcagcatcagccgactcattttccagcagatgttttcctctctgggacttgctgtcaacaTACATGGCGCCCTCactcggggaggcgtccattagggaggctccggcctaCCCCAgtgctgtgagcccctgggtagctgcagtgagcacacactggcccaaagaagccagctgaattcaTAGATGAGCTCCAGATAaagtgtggaaagaaagtccagccaggagcgttcaatccGCGCGCCAAGATGGCAGACCTTtgggcgggaatctggaaagttgTTCTGATGTCATTGGAAAGACCAAAGTTCTGTAGTTGactaatttatgtttttaaatACTCggcattctttatttttttttttaaataaacatacaccttaattaaaaaaaaaagttattatgTTCATAATTACCTGAAAGTGAATTGCAAAAATTTCTTGATTTCTGTCATGTTTGAAAATTTCATCAAAATCCGATGGAAACTGTCGGAAAAGTTCCTGAAAACCTTAAAGAAAACAGTGTTTTGATATTTGAATTTTCCCGGCAAAAATACCGCGTCTCAAGTCCTCAAGAATGTTACTTATAATTATAGAACTTGACTTTGTATATTCTTTCTAATACTTTATAATACTTTGTATTATATTTATCTTATATTTTATGCTCAGAGCATGAAAAATACTAGTTAGCAACTCGCAATTATTACCAGATTTTCTTGAGACTTAAAAGAATGCAACGTTTACAGATTTCTTTAAAATAAAGACCAAAATGTATCTAAAAAATAACTTTGGAGTGACACGGGATCCTTATATATGGTGATTTATATCTAACTTGCATCACTTGTAACTTGTTTACATGTATATAGAGCCCTCAGTCAGGACCAGGACTGTTTCTGACAATTATAAACATATATTTATAATTGAGTCCGTTCAATTCGAAAAATTTTTGGACTTTTTTAATCAATatttgaactttttttttttatatagtcatGTTTTTGACAATTATTTTCAGACAGAATCATGAGCTTGGGAAGGTTTAGGAGAGTTTTATGCAGCATCCAGTTGACTCACTCTCCATActtggcgcagggatgatgacaccagctgtctgtaCCTCCATACGTGGcacagggatgatgacaccagctgtgtgtacctccatacctggcgcaaggatgatgacaccagctgtgtgtacctccatacctggcgcagggatggtgacaccagctgtctgtacctccatacctggcgcagggatgatgacaccagctgtgtgtacctccatacctggcgcaaggatgatgacaccagctgtgtgtacctccatacctggcgcagggatgatgacaccagctgtgtgtacctccatacctggcgcagggatgatgacaccagctgtgtgtgtacctccatacctggcgcagggatgatgacaccagctgtgtgtacctccatacctggcgcagggatgatgacaccagctgtgtgtacctccatacctggcgcaaggatgatgacaccagctgtctatacctccatacctggcgcaaggatgatgacaccagctgtctgtacctccatacctggcgcaaggatgatgacaccagctgtctgtacttccatacctggcgcaaggatgatgacaccagctgtcacactccatacctggcgcagggatgatgacaccagctgtcacacactccatacctggcgcagggatgatgacaccagctgtgtgtacctccatacctggcgcaaggatgatgacaccagctgtctgtacctccatacctggcgcaaggatgatgacaccagctgtctgtacttccatacctggcgcaaggatggtgacaccagctgtcacactccatacctggcgcagggatgatgacaccagctgtcacacactccatacctggggcagggatgatgacaccagctgtgtgtacctccatacctggcgcaaggatgatgacaccagctgtctgtacctccatacctggcgcaaggatgatgacaccagctgtctgtacttccatacctggcgcaaggatggtgacaccagctgtcacactccatacctggcgcagggatgatggcaccagctgtcacacactccatacctggggcagggatgatgacaccagctgtctgtacctccatacctggcgcagggatactgacaccagctgtctgtacctccatacctggcgcagggatgatgacaccagctgtgtgtacctccatacctggcgcaaggatgatgacaccagctgtctgtacctccatacctggcgcaagaatgatgacaccagctgtctgtacttccatacctggcgcaaggatgatgacaccagctgtcacacactccatacatggcgcagggatgatgacaccagctgtcacacactccatacctggcgcagggatgatgacaccagctgtctgtacctccatacctggcgaagggatgatgacaccagctgtctgtacctctatacctggcgcagggatgatgagaCAAGGAGGAGCTCTACCAGCTTAATATAAATCTagaaagagaatatatatatatatatatatatatatatatatatatatatatatatatatatatatatatatatatatatatatataatatatgtcgtacctagtagccagaacgcacttgtcagcctactatacaaggcccgatttgcctaataagccaagttttcctgaattaatatattttctctaatttttttcttatgaaatgataaagctacccatttcattatgtataaggtcattttttttattggagttaaaattaacgtagatatatgaccgaacctaaccaaccctacctaacctaacctaacctatatttaagttaggttaggttaggtagccaaaaaagttaggttaggttaggtaggttaggtagtcgaaaaacaaatagttcatgaaaactaggcttattaggcaaatcgggccttgcatagtaggctgacaagtgcgttctggctactaggtacaacatatatatatatatatatatatatatatatatatatatatatatatatatatatatacatatatatatatatatatatatatatatatatatataaatatatatatataactgaaaactcacaccccagaagtgactcgaacccatactcccaggagcaacgcaactggtatgtacaagacgccttaatccacttgaccatcacgaccggacaaaatgaggtgatagccgaggctatttgaaccaccccaccgccggcactcggatagtaatcttgggcatagcattttaccaaatcacctcattctttggggcacacgtgaggaacacaaatgcgaacaagcctgaatggtccccaggacaatatgcaactgacaactcacaccccagaagtgactcgaacccatactcccaggagcaacgcaactggtatgtacaagacgccttaatccacttgaccatcacgaccggacaaaatgaggtgatagccgaggctatttgaaccaccccaccgccggcactcggatagtaatcttgggcatagcattttaccaaatcacctcattctttggggcacacgtgaggaacacaaatgcgaacaagcctgaatggtccccaggacaatatgcaactgaaaactcacaccccagaagtgactcgaacccatactcccaggagcaacgcaactggtacgtacaagacgccttaatccacttgaccatcacggccggacaaaatgaggtgatagccgaggctatttgaaccaccccaccaccggcactcggatagtaatcttgggcatagcattttaccaaatcacctcattctttggggaacacctgaggaacacaaatgcgaacaagcctgaatggtccccaggacaatatgcaactgaaaactcacaccccagaagtgactcgaacccatattcccaggagcaacgcaactggtatgtacaagacgccttaatccacttgaccatcacgaccggacaaaatgaggtgatagccgaggctatttgaaccaccccaccgccggcactcggatagtaatcttgggcatagcattttaccaaatcacctcattctttggggcacacgtgaggaacacaaatgcgaacaagcctgaatggtccccaggacaatatgcaactgaaaactcacaccccagaagtgactcgaacccatac
Above is a window of Procambarus clarkii isolate CNS0578487 chromosome 3, FALCON_Pclarkii_2.0, whole genome shotgun sequence DNA encoding:
- the LOC123760931 gene encoding uncharacterized protein → MAPHPENTAVFWNARSLFKKTQFLRNFIASAPPLIVGLCETWLTDDLSFTVPGYLVYRQDRQVRGRGGLALLVRYSVPSSLLRIHSFPGGHLEFMAVKVALSHGWGTFGVLYNPCLPVMKKELEHYFGQITDTCLVMGDFNARHSSWQSMLSDRHHNMAGRALLQFLLDSLTPPDLGTLTDPLNGHTSTLDLCIGRGPFMMAQIWTWPYLGSDHLPIIISFGGTVRPALTSRRSKWIFSEEGWHGYEADDWSTLPAVTVDLHGSADALSESLFSVGSRHFRRTSGQTTNPSHHGALWWNPECRQAVLDRGRTWNSWRRHPTPLQRQTFCRADARCRRTVLLAKRKAWADYCASL